Proteins from a single region of Desulfobacter postgatei 2ac9:
- the pilB gene encoding type IV-A pilus assembly ATPase PilB has translation MANSTVLKSGSSLKSTIKDQSGAGKVKIGEILSKEGQITSIMLNEALAIQKKTNERLSSILLQKGYIDPDTIVNVLGRIYNYKIVGFSEIKPEPQALKILPYDQAKNHLVFPLKLAGDDLQVCMAEPTDTDVVAELGKKTGKNIRALVSTENDIIQAYRDFYKISDAEYKSFLHFDDEAEDDEPVTSVEDFGSLVSEAAEELEVAGADASLAQDQFMASDAPIIKLVNGILTKAINDGVSDIHIEPFEKSFQVRYRLDGGMYKAMNLPLSIKNAVISRIKILASLDIAERRVPQDGRIKLRLGKKKSVDFRVSSLPTLFGESIVMRILDQSALSVDLSRLGFESGTFEMLKRCISRPYGLLLVTGPTGSGKTTTLYSILNRLNKDDIKILTAEDPVEFNFKGINQVPVREEVGMTFAAALKAFLRQDPDIIMVGEIRDIDTAEIAIKAAMTGHLVFATLHTNDCPSTIGRLVDIGIPPYMLASSVTMVLSQRLGRRLCPDCKQVVTGYNPEELELHGFNKREIPDLRIYGPKGCPHCNGTGYKGRVGLYELMEVTDEVAKAISAEVPEDQLRKVAVAEGMITLRDAGLVKIKSGETSLEEVLKKTVISKESLPAYLVNPDIEQYEDKDVIIREGNTDIDFFKLVQGAVYVVKGGKMIAEITQPGEYFGEMAAITGTPRSASIISKGRSKIKRFPGDKLIEIIEKYPDVAKHLFTVLADRLNETDRKLVSLYNQIKKRKINDNVS, from the coding sequence ATGGCTAACAGCACTGTTTTAAAATCCGGGTCCAGCCTTAAATCTACCATTAAAGATCAGTCTGGTGCCGGCAAAGTTAAAATCGGTGAAATCCTTTCTAAAGAGGGACAGATTACCTCCATTATGCTCAATGAGGCCCTCGCGATCCAGAAAAAAACCAACGAGCGGCTTTCGAGTATTTTGCTCCAGAAAGGCTACATTGATCCGGATACCATCGTTAATGTGCTGGGGCGAATATACAACTACAAGATTGTCGGGTTCTCTGAAATAAAGCCGGAACCCCAGGCATTGAAAATTCTGCCTTATGATCAAGCTAAAAATCATCTGGTTTTCCCCTTGAAACTGGCCGGGGACGATTTGCAGGTCTGCATGGCCGAGCCCACGGATACGGATGTGGTTGCTGAGCTTGGAAAGAAAACGGGGAAAAACATACGGGCCCTTGTCTCCACTGAAAATGATATCATCCAGGCGTATCGTGATTTTTATAAAATTTCCGATGCGGAGTATAAAAGTTTTCTTCATTTTGATGACGAGGCAGAAGATGATGAGCCGGTAACCTCTGTTGAGGATTTCGGCTCCCTGGTTTCCGAGGCGGCAGAGGAACTTGAGGTAGCCGGGGCCGATGCAAGCCTCGCCCAGGATCAGTTCATGGCCTCGGATGCACCCATCATAAAACTGGTAAACGGCATCTTAACCAAAGCAATCAATGACGGCGTCTCAGATATACACATCGAACCCTTTGAAAAATCTTTTCAGGTGCGTTACCGCTTGGACGGCGGCATGTACAAGGCTATGAATCTGCCGCTGTCAATTAAAAATGCCGTTATTTCAAGGATAAAGATTCTGGCCTCCCTGGACATTGCCGAGCGCAGGGTCCCCCAGGACGGTCGAATCAAACTTCGGCTGGGCAAGAAAAAATCCGTGGACTTTCGTGTCTCCTCCTTGCCCACCCTGTTTGGCGAGAGCATTGTCATGCGTATCCTTGACCAGAGCGCATTGAGCGTTGATCTGAGCCGTCTAGGGTTTGAATCCGGCACCTTTGAGATGCTTAAACGCTGTATATCCAGACCCTATGGCCTGCTTCTGGTTACAGGCCCCACGGGTTCGGGTAAAACCACGACCCTGTACTCCATTCTTAACCGTCTGAACAAAGATGATATCAAGATTCTGACAGCCGAAGATCCTGTGGAATTCAATTTTAAGGGGATTAACCAGGTGCCGGTAAGAGAGGAGGTGGGCATGACCTTTGCCGCAGCCTTGAAAGCCTTTCTCAGACAGGATCCGGACATTATCATGGTGGGTGAGATTCGTGATATTGATACGGCAGAGATTGCCATCAAAGCTGCCATGACAGGCCATCTTGTGTTTGCCACCCTGCATACCAATGACTGTCCGTCCACCATTGGAAGGCTTGTGGATATCGGCATTCCACCGTATATGCTGGCCTCATCCGTTACCATGGTTTTATCCCAGCGTCTTGGGCGCAGGCTTTGTCCGGATTGCAAGCAGGTGGTCACCGGGTATAATCCGGAAGAGCTGGAATTGCACGGATTTAACAAGCGTGAGATCCCCGATCTGAGGATTTACGGCCCTAAAGGCTGCCCCCACTGCAACGGCACCGGATACAAGGGCAGGGTCGGGCTGTATGAACTCATGGAAGTGACCGATGAGGTCGCCAAAGCCATTTCTGCTGAAGTGCCCGAAGACCAGTTGCGCAAGGTGGCTGTCGCCGAAGGCATGATCACGCTTCGGGATGCAGGCCTGGTTAAGATAAAATCCGGAGAGACATCCCTGGAAGAAGTGTTAAAAAAAACCGTTATATCAAAAGAGTCTCTGCCGGCCTATCTGGTGAACCCCGACATTGAACAATACGAGGATAAGGATGTAATCATCCGTGAAGGAAACACGGATATTGATTTTTTCAAGCTTGTTCAAGGCGCTGTCTATGTGGTCAAGGGCGGTAAAATGATCGCAGAAATCACCCAGCCCGGAGAGTATTTCGGCGAGATGGCCGCCATAACCGGTACGCCAAGGTCTGCGTCTATTATTTCAAAGGGACGCTCCAAGATCAAACGGTTTCCGGGAGACAAGCTGATTGAAATTATAGAAAAATATCCTGATGTAGCCAAGCATCTTTTCACAGTCCTTGCCGACCGGCTCAACGAGACAGACCGCAAATTGGTTTCCCTTTATAACCAGATCAAAAAACGAAAAATCAACGACAACGTTTCTTAA
- a CDS encoding tetratricopeptide repeat protein yields MNQDTKKEKMMTRQAFYISLLISLTLGFLIGTVYTSFKLADSKQPGMGHMPPAMVGNMPKGMPAPEKEAGGDQSPDLATMADPHIRELQTFVKENPDNVKAWVELGNAFFDIDRFGDAINAYEKSLSIQPDNPHVLTDLGVMYRRNNEPEKALTAFNKAITVQSDFETAWFNKGIVYMHDLNDLPKAIEAWEQLVKVNPTARTSGGKLVSEMVENLKTQGR; encoded by the coding sequence ATGAATCAGGACACAAAAAAAGAGAAAATGATGACCCGTCAGGCCTTTTATATCTCCCTTCTGATCTCCCTGACATTGGGATTTTTGATTGGTACCGTATATACATCGTTTAAGCTGGCGGATTCAAAACAGCCGGGGATGGGACATATGCCACCGGCTATGGTGGGGAATATGCCAAAAGGCATGCCCGCGCCTGAGAAAGAGGCTGGTGGCGATCAAAGCCCCGACCTTGCAACCATGGCAGATCCACACATTAGGGAATTGCAGACGTTTGTGAAAGAAAATCCCGATAATGTGAAAGCCTGGGTTGAGCTGGGCAATGCCTTTTTTGATATAGACCGTTTTGGGGATGCTATCAATGCCTATGAGAAATCCCTGTCCATTCAGCCCGATAATCCACATGTTCTCACGGACCTTGGGGTAATGTATCGACGGAACAATGAACCTGAAAAAGCCCTGACAGCATTTAACAAAGCCATTACGGTTCAGTCCGATTTTGAAACTGCCTGGTTTAACAAGGGGATTGTCTATATGCACGACCTCAATGATCTCCCCAAAGCCATTGAGGCCTGGGAACAGCTGGTAAAAGTTAATCCTACGGCCCGAACATCCGGGGGAAAACTGGTGTCTGAAATGGTTGAAAACCTGAAAACCCAAGGCCGGTAA
- a CDS encoding HDOD domain-containing protein, which yields MTDKLNLPSQSDIQAVLTLDRDTLPSFPQVAAKLLEVSKNDTASLEEVAKIVETDPGISIRVLELVNSAFFGLSRKVTTLSDAVVILGLDELKKLALSIAIFEKIFKTGYTKEFDRLMFWRHSLAVAVLSMKIAQKIEYPNPEEAYTAGLLHDVGKIFLDLQGHRSYGEFIKNLSESTDLVIEKERSEIGLGHDDIGAFFCTRWQLPENLVLAVKYHHQSFENHDLTENEKQLIAIVSMADFLCWTQGMGSFDFIRPPILAPEVETCVNPEKVNIINCILEMNKEIEDISAFYQFVFPTVDQLKENLLWANIKLSRANTKYYYQGDPTSRTQDTPLSEDGLLPPDIGFEMGKSLSKAQTVKQVLDIVLYQVGCIFQPCHWSILLKDAKTGDMVFSVVVGTNSRRLQGVRLPKGEGIAGYVMKTGNPLVVDDVTKDKRFSNRVDKYTRFNTRSIIATPLKTDNKIFGVIELVNRVNEEMFSERDLALLSSIAEYAAIAIERSYYHQALTNLATRDSLTGLKNRFSFERTVSNLDDFQARFGRVFSVLILVVDGMARQYETLGQDKCDTALKELTTILNKTKRREDLIFRYAENSFLVLLPLTYSDGAQKALARIKKALTLSPLDCKQIFSSVTIQSHTMAGEDAGQLKNLLAQILSKTRQPEQESEVADMQENIQVLVENEMALAEGENAKESSPEHASKQDIKNFGKSVSLQGQFKRLKTGEFGRIRVEQVSLSAIGIRISKSHRILVNDFLDIEFNLDDIKRALVKRRVVVRQIQGNYIYGEFYNPPPYAKNLGFYIFS from the coding sequence ATGACTGATAAACTTAACCTTCCCTCCCAATCGGATATACAGGCAGTCTTAACCCTTGACCGGGATACCCTGCCAAGTTTTCCACAGGTAGCCGCTAAACTGCTTGAAGTATCAAAAAACGATACAGCATCCCTGGAGGAGGTGGCAAAAATTGTTGAGACGGACCCCGGTATTTCCATCCGCGTACTGGAGCTGGTCAACTCCGCATTTTTCGGTTTGAGCCGAAAGGTGACCACCCTGTCGGATGCAGTTGTCATCCTGGGCCTTGATGAACTTAAAAAATTGGCCTTGAGCATCGCTATTTTTGAAAAAATATTTAAAACCGGGTATACAAAAGAGTTTGACCGCCTGATGTTCTGGCGCCACAGTCTTGCTGTTGCGGTGCTGAGTATGAAAATAGCCCAAAAAATTGAATACCCAAATCCGGAAGAAGCATATACTGCAGGCCTGCTCCATGATGTTGGAAAAATATTTTTAGATCTGCAGGGGCATCGCAGCTATGGCGAATTTATTAAAAATCTGTCGGAATCCACAGACCTTGTTATTGAAAAGGAAAGATCTGAAATCGGTCTGGGCCATGATGATATCGGGGCCTTTTTCTGCACCCGGTGGCAACTTCCCGAAAACCTGGTACTGGCCGTAAAATACCACCACCAATCCTTTGAGAACCACGACCTGACTGAGAATGAAAAACAATTGATTGCCATTGTATCTATGGCGGATTTCCTATGCTGGACCCAGGGCATGGGGTCCTTTGATTTCATCCGTCCTCCCATCCTTGCCCCGGAGGTGGAAACCTGCGTTAATCCGGAAAAAGTCAATATTATCAACTGTATTCTTGAAATGAACAAGGAAATCGAAGATATCTCAGCCTTTTACCAGTTTGTTTTCCCAACGGTAGACCAGCTTAAGGAAAACCTACTGTGGGCAAACATCAAACTGTCCCGGGCCAACACAAAATATTATTACCAGGGGGACCCAACGAGCCGAACACAGGATACCCCCTTAAGCGAGGACGGACTTTTGCCCCCGGACATTGGTTTTGAGATGGGCAAATCCCTGTCCAAGGCCCAAACCGTCAAGCAGGTTCTGGATATTGTCTTGTACCAGGTGGGCTGCATTTTTCAACCCTGCCACTGGTCCATCCTGCTCAAGGACGCCAAAACCGGTGACATGGTTTTTTCCGTGGTGGTGGGTACCAACAGCAGGCGTCTGCAGGGGGTGAGACTGCCCAAGGGTGAGGGGATTGCAGGATATGTCATGAAAACAGGGAATCCACTGGTGGTTGATGATGTAACAAAGGACAAAAGATTCAGCAACAGGGTGGATAAATACACCCGGTTCAACACCCGTTCCATCATTGCCACGCCGTTGAAAACCGATAACAAAATTTTTGGTGTCATAGAACTGGTCAACCGGGTTAATGAAGAAATGTTCAGCGAACGGGACCTTGCCCTGCTCTCCTCCATTGCCGAATATGCCGCTATTGCCATTGAACGATCCTACTATCACCAGGCACTGACCAACCTTGCCACCCGGGACAGTCTGACAGGTCTAAAAAACAGATTCAGTTTTGAACGTACCGTGTCTAACCTGGATGACTTCCAGGCCCGGTTTGGTCGGGTTTTTTCAGTCCTCATTCTTGTGGTGGATGGCATGGCACGGCAGTACGAAACCCTGGGACAGGATAAATGTGATACGGCCCTCAAGGAACTGACCACCATTCTGAATAAAACCAAACGCCGTGAAGACCTGATTTTCAGGTATGCAGAAAACAGCTTCCTTGTTCTTTTGCCCTTAACCTATTCCGATGGTGCCCAGAAAGCCCTGGCAAGGATAAAAAAAGCCCTGACCCTATCACCGTTGGATTGTAAGCAAATTTTTTCCTCTGTCACCATCCAATCACACACAATGGCAGGTGAAGATGCCGGTCAGCTCAAAAACCTTTTGGCCCAGATCCTTTCCAAAACCCGCCAGCCTGAGCAGGAAAGCGAGGTGGCAGATATGCAGGAAAACATCCAGGTGCTGGTAGAAAATGAAATGGCTCTGGCAGAGGGTGAAAACGCAAAAGAATCTTCACCTGAACACGCCTCGAAACAAGACATTAAAAATTTTGGAAAATCCGTATCTCTCCAGGGCCAGTTCAAACGCCTCAAAACCGGAGAATTTGGAAGAATCCGTGTGGAGCAGGTATCATTATCCGCCATTGGCATCAGGATATCAAAATCCCATCGCATCCTTGTCAATGATTTTTTGGATATTGAATTCAACCTGGATGATATCAAACGGGCACTGGTTAAACGCAGAGTGGTGGTCAGACAGATCCAGGGGAATTACATTTACGGAGAATTTTACAACCCGCCGCCCTATGCAAAGAATCTGGGCTTTTATATTTTTAGTTAG
- a CDS encoding tetratricopeptide repeat protein, with protein MQKRVKEKKQENEANVVTALNLCKNARDLIRIRKPEQAEPLLLAALEVSPKNPYVLVALGDVKRMQKQFKTAAKYYQSCLEADPLNPFAMSGLGDAYRGTNNLDSAIEIWTKALDTHPENYLVMTRLADALTKKGDFTTARQIYERSIRLNPDDPFALSGLGNIYVRLKEFDLAGPLLERLVAKQPQNPRAIGALANFYRRQGDFANAKALFERILEVDCRNVYAMDGLADCARGNKEYEKAKQLWEKAMAAGMNIAIAQTRIADACLQMEQFAQARHYYDQVLSVSEDKFALLGQLRLIETEPGDKQNKIIDAAKIFDRLLVLDPSDHRTLNEFNAFRIRYPEIDAYIQA; from the coding sequence ATGCAGAAGCGTGTTAAAGAAAAAAAACAAGAAAATGAAGCTAATGTAGTCACGGCATTGAATTTATGCAAAAATGCCCGAGACCTTATTCGCATTCGAAAGCCGGAACAGGCGGAACCCTTATTACTGGCCGCCCTGGAAGTATCACCTAAAAACCCTTATGTCCTGGTTGCGTTAGGTGATGTCAAGCGAATGCAAAAACAATTTAAAACCGCTGCAAAATATTATCAAAGTTGCCTTGAGGCAGATCCGCTTAATCCTTTTGCCATGTCCGGTCTTGGCGATGCATACAGGGGCACCAACAACCTGGACAGTGCCATTGAAATTTGGACCAAGGCCCTGGACACCCACCCTGAAAACTACCTGGTGATGACCCGGCTGGCGGATGCGTTGACCAAAAAAGGGGATTTTACCACTGCCAGACAAATATATGAAAGATCGATCAGGCTGAATCCTGATGATCCCTTTGCCCTGTCAGGTCTTGGCAACATATATGTCCGCCTCAAGGAATTTGACCTGGCCGGCCCGCTGCTTGAGAGGCTTGTAGCCAAACAGCCCCAAAATCCCAGAGCCATCGGCGCACTGGCTAACTTTTACCGCAGACAGGGAGACTTTGCCAATGCAAAGGCTCTATTCGAACGGATTCTGGAAGTTGATTGCCGGAATGTCTATGCAATGGACGGGCTGGCAGATTGTGCCCGGGGCAACAAGGAATACGAAAAGGCAAAACAGCTGTGGGAAAAAGCCATGGCAGCCGGAATGAATATAGCCATCGCCCAAACCCGGATCGCAGATGCCTGTTTGCAGATGGAACAATTCGCCCAGGCAAGACATTATTATGATCAGGTGTTGTCTGTGTCTGAAGACAAATTTGCCCTGTTGGGGCAACTGCGTCTGATCGAAACAGAGCCGGGGGACAAACAAAATAAGATTATTGATGCAGCGAAAATTTTTGACCGGTTACTGGTACTTGATCCATCTGATCACCGGACACTGAATGAATTCAACGCATTCAGGATACGGTATCCGGAAATTGATGCCTATATCCAGGCCTGA
- a CDS encoding P-II family nitrogen regulator, whose protein sequence is MKEVVAVIKPFKVDEVKDALSKISINGMTISEVKGFGRQKGHKEVYRGAEYQTDFVPKVELKICVADDQAQAVVDTIVKTAKTGKIGDGKIFVLPVENVVRIRTGETGTEAL, encoded by the coding sequence ATGAAAGAAGTTGTGGCAGTGATTAAACCGTTTAAGGTGGATGAGGTTAAAGATGCGTTATCCAAAATCAGTATTAACGGTATGACTATTTCGGAAGTTAAGGGATTTGGCCGTCAGAAAGGACACAAAGAGGTATACCGAGGTGCAGAATACCAGACAGATTTTGTACCCAAAGTTGAATTGAAAATTTGTGTTGCCGATGACCAGGCTCAAGCCGTGGTGGATACAATAGTAAAAACAGCGAAAACAGGGAAAATCGGTGATGGTAAAATATTTGTTCTTCCTGTGGAAAATGTTGTTCGTATTCGTACAGGTGAAACCGGAACAGAAGCTTTATAA